One genomic window of Peromyscus maniculatus bairdii isolate BWxNUB_F1_BW_parent chromosome 2, HU_Pman_BW_mat_3.1, whole genome shotgun sequence includes the following:
- the Yars1 gene encoding tyrosine--tRNA ligase, cytoplasmic: protein MQPEGTSVTVPGTRRRRRTRKGRGCQLSAGSGESGAMGDAPSPEEKLHLITRNLQEVLGEEKLKEILKERELKIYWGTATTGKPHVAYFVPMSKIADFLKAGCEVTILFADLHAYLDNMKAPWELLELRTSFYENVIKAMLESIGVPLEKLRFIKGTDYQLSKEYTLDVYRLSSMVTQHDAKKAGAEVVKQVEHPLLSGLLYPGLQALDEEYLKVDAQFGGIDQRKIFTFAEKYLPALGYSKRVHLMNPMVPGLTGSKMSSSEEESKIDLLDRKEDVKKKLKKAFCEPGNVENNGVLSFIKHVLFPLKSEFVILREEKWGGNKTYTAYPELEKDFAAEVVHPGDLKNSVEVALNKLLDPIREKFNTPALTKLASAAYPEPSKQKPTAKGPAKNSEPEEIIPSRLDIRVGKIISVEKHPDADSLYVEKIDVGEAEPRTVVSGLVQFVPKEELQDRLVVVLCNLKPQKMRGVDSQGMLLCASIEGVSRQVEPLDPPAGSAPGERVFVKGYEKGQPDEELKPKKKVFEKLQADFKISEECIAQWKQTNLMTKLGSISCKSLKGGSIS from the exons ATGCAACCCGAAGGGACGAGCGTGACAGTTCCCGGCACGCGGCGACGGCGGCGAACGAGGAAAGGGCGCGGGTGCCAGCTGAGCGCGGGAAGCGGAGAAAGCGGAGCCATGGGGGATGCTCCTAGCCCTGAAGAGAAGCTGCACCTTATCACACGGAACCTGCAG GAGGTTCTGGGggaagagaagctgaaggagaTACTGAAGGAGCGGGAACTTAAAATTTACTGGGGCACGGCCACCACGGGGAAGCCACATGTGGCTTACTTTGTGCCCATGTCCAAGATTGCTGACTTCTTGAAGGCAGGATGTGAG GTAACGATTCTGTTCGCGGACCTTCATGCTTACCTGGACAACATGAAAGCTCCCTGGGAACTTCTAGAACTTCGAACCAGTTTCTATGAGAATGTGATcaaggcaatgctggagagcatTGGCGTACCCTTGGAGAAGCTCCGGTTTATCAAAGGCACTGACTACCAGCTCAGCAA aGAGTACACGCTGGATGTGTACCGACTGTCCTCCATGGTCACACAACATGATGCCAAGAAAGCCGGGGCTGAGGTCGTGAAGCAGGTGGAGCACCCTTTACTGAGTGGCCTGCTGTACCCTGGACTGCAG GCTTTGGATGAAGAGTACTTAAAGGTAGATGCCCAGTTTGGTGGTATTGACCAGAGGAAGATTTTTACCTTTGCAGAGAAG TACCTCCCTGCACTTGGCTACTCAAAACGGGTCCATCTGATGAATCCCATGGTCCCAGGATTGACTGGGAGCAAAATGAGCTCGTCAGAAGAG GAGTCCAAAATCGACCTCCTTGATCGGAAGGAGGACGTGAAGAAAAAGCTGAAGAAGGCCTTCTGCGAGCCAGGCAACGTGGAGAACAACGGGGTTCTGTCCTTCATCAAGCATGTCCTCTTTCCCCTCAAGTCTG AGTTTGTGATCCTGAGAGAGGAGAAGTGGGGCGGAAACAAGACCTACACCGCTTACCCGGAGCTGGAGAAGGACTTTGCCGCCGAG GTTGTACACCCTGGAGACCTAAAGAATTCTGTTGAAGTTGCCCTGAACAAGTTGCTGGACCCCATTCGAGAAAAGTTTAATACCCCAGCCCTGACGAAGCTGGCCAGTGCTGCCTACCCAGAGCCTTCAAAGCAGA AGCCCACTGCCAAAGGCCCTGCCAAGAATTCAGAACCAGAGGAGATCATCCCCTCCCGGCTGGATATCCGTGTAGGCAAAATCATCAGTGTGGAGAAG CACCCAGATGCAGATAGCCTGTATGTGGAGAAGATTGATGTGGGGGAAGCTGAACCCAGGACTGTGGTGAGCGGCCTCGTACAGTTTGTGCCCAAAGAAGAACTCCAGGAcaggctggtggtggtgctgtgcAATCTGAAACCCCAGAAGATGAGAGGAGTCGACTCCCAGGGCATGCTACTGTGTGCTTCCAT AGAAGGGGTGAGCCGCCAGGTTGAACCTCTGGACCCTCCCGCAGGCTCTGCTCCTGGTGAGCGGGTATTTGTGAAGGGCTATGAGAAGGGTCAGCCAGACGAGGAGCTCAAGCCCAAGAAGAAAGTCTTTGAGAAGCTACAG GCCGATTTTAAGATTTCTGAGGAGTGCATTGCACAATGGAAACAAACCAACTTGATGACCAAGCTGGGGTCCATCTCCTGTAAATCACTCAAAGGGGGGAGCATTAGCTAG
- the Nhsl3 gene encoding NHS-like protein 3 isoform X4, whose product MTESSTAEDALSVRSEMIQRRGSTFRPHDSFPKSGKSGRRRRERRSTVLGLPQHVQKELGLRNSREAPGTPQPPGPRDAVRIPTVDGRPPGLALGTGVRVSLQALEAEAEAGTDTEAILQRHIDRVYHDDTLVGRSTGARPPPLTRPMSLAVPGLTGGAGPPEPLSPAMSISPQATYLSKLIPHAVLPPTVDVVALGRSSLRTLSRCSLLSASPASVRSLGRFSSASSPRPRSRHASSSSDTWSHSQSSETIVSDGSTLSSKGGSEGQPEGSVASSNVVPPPPGGSGRGSPSGGSTAEVSDTASVRSSGQLSGRSVSLRKMKRPPPPPRRTYSLHQRGPAVPDGPLGLPPKPERKQQPQLPRPPPTGGSAGAGAVPCPPSSAGGWGSGSSPGGSRRPPRSPERTLSPSSGYSSQSGTPTLPHKGLAGAPASPGRAQPPKPDRVTSLRSPGASVSSSLTSLCSSSSDPTPSDRSGPQMSTPLGDRFVIPPHPKVPAPFSPPPSKTKSSSQASPALAAPAQAAPALAPGPVSTIDTSPASPSMPQTTLTPPQESPIASKDQSPPPSPPPSYHPPPPPSKKPEVVEEVPPAPETAEESPPDSSWPPPPPPPPEEQDLSMADFPPPEEVFCSAGLEPGPLDPCSSLAATPSAASSSQTSPQHTQTPPPPPAPPAPPAPPPASSVSEPLAKLPQKDSVGKNSGAPREDAGAPLVTPSLLQMVRLRSVGASTGVPNSSPGPSAPQKPLRRALSGRASPVPAPSSGLHAAVRLKASSLAATENPGSALPIGPPEAEPRSPQSPASKASFIFSKGTKKLQLERPVSPEAQADLQRNLVAELRSISEQRPSQAQKKPSKAPPPVARKPSVGVPPPSPSFPRAESLTAPSTNGLPHAEDRTNGELAENGGVQLAGTEKMGPPGSDP is encoded by the exons ATGACCGAGAGCTCCACGGCGGAGGATGCCCTCTCCGTCCGCTCCGAGATGATCCAGCGCAGAG GCTCCACCTTCAGACCCCATGACTCATTTCCCAAATCTGGAAAGTCAGGGCGGCGCCGGCGGGAGCGGAGGAGCACCGTGCTGGGGCTGCCCCAGCATGTGCAGAAGGAACTTG GCCTGCGGAACAGCCGTGAGGCCCCAGGCACCCCACAGCCTCCTGGTCCGCGGGATGCTGTCCGCATCCCCACAGTGGATGGTCGCCCCCCGGGCCTGGCCTTAGGGACCGGGGTCCGGGTGTCCCTGCaggctctggaggcagaagcagaggctggcactGATACAGAGGCTATACTACAGCGCCACATTGACCGTGTTTACCATGATGACACCCTTGTTGGTCGCTCCACGGGAGCCCGGCCGCCGCCGTTGACCCGGCCTATGTCTCTCGCGGTGCCTGGACTGACAGGAGGGGCAGGGCCTCCAGAGCCACTGAGTCCAGCCATGTCTATCTCACCCCAAGCCACCTACTTGTCCAAGCTGATCCCACACGCTGTGCTGCCCCCCACCGTGGATGTGGTGGCTCTGGGCCGCAGCAGCCTGCGCACTCTGAGTCGCTGCAGCCTGCTGTCTGCTAGCCCGGCTTCTGTGCGCTCACTGGGCCGCTTCTCCTCAGCCTCAAGTCCCCGGCCCCGCAGCCGCCATGCTTCCTCGTCCAGTGACACCTGGAGCCATTCTCAATCCTCCGAGACCATTGTGTCTGATGGGTCCACTCTCTCCTCCAAGGGGGGCTCCGAGGGCCAGCCAGAGGGCTCTGTAGCTAGCAGTAACGTGGTCCCCCCTCCTCCAGGGGGCAGCGGCAGGGGATCCCCCAGTGGGGGTAGCACTGCTGAGGTCTCAGACACAGCCAGCGTCCGCAGCAGTGGGCAGCTGTCTGGCAGGAGCGTGTCCCTGCGTAAGATGAAACGGCCTCCCCCGCCTCCCCGCCGGACCTACTCCCTCCATCAGCGGGGCCCAGCAGTACCCGATGGGCCCTTAGGGCTGCCGCCCAAACCTGAGCGgaagcagcagccacagctgccccGGCCACCCCCCACGGGTGGGTCTGCAGGGGCGGGGGCCGTGCCTTGTCCCCCCAGCTCAGCGGGCGGCTGGGGCTCTGGCTCCTCTCCAGGTGGCTCCAGGCGCCCCCCACGTTCCCCAGAACGGACACTTTCACCTTCCAGTGGATACTCAAGCCAGAGCGGTACCCCAACTCTCCCTCACAAGGGTCTGGCAGGTGCCCCTGCTTCTCCAGGCAGGGCTCAGCCCCCTAAACCAGATCGAGTGACATCCCTTCGATCTCCTGgggcctctgtgtcctcttccCTCACATCTCTGTGTTCCTCTTCCTCAGACCCTACTCCCTCTGATCGCTCTGGTCCACAGATGTCCACCCCCTTGGGTGACAGGTTTGTCATACCTCCTCATCCTAAGGTGCCTGCTCCTTTCTCTCCACCACCTTCCAAGACCAAGAGCTCTAGCCAGGCTTCCCCTGCTCTGGCTGCCCCTGCTCAGGCTGCCCCTGCTCTGGCTCCTGGGCCAGTTTCTACAATAGACACTAGTCCTGCGTCTCCTTCCATGCCTCAGACAACCCTGACTCCACCCCAGGAGTCTCCCATTGCCTCCAAAGACCAGTCACCCCCAccgtccccacccccatcttaccacccacccccaccacctagTAAGAAGCCCGAAGTGGTTGAAGAGGTCCCACCTGCTCCAGAGACTGCTGAAGAGTCCCCCCCAGATTCCAgctggccaccaccaccaccacctccacccgaGGAACAGGACCTGTCCATGGCTGACTTTCCCCCACCTGAGGAGGTCTTCTGCTCTGCAGGCCTGGAGCCTGGCCCTCTGGATCCCTGCAGCTCCCTGGCTGCCACCCCTTCAGCTGCTAGCTCATCCCAAACCTCACCCCAGCATACCCAAACCCCTCCGCCGCCGCCAGCTCCGCCAGCTCCGCCAGCTCCACCTCCAGCTAGCTCTGTTTCAGAGCCTCTGGCCAAACTCCCTCAGAAAGACTCTGTGGGCAAGAACAGTGGGGCTCCCAGGGAGGATGCTGGCGCACCTCTGGTCACACCCTCACTCCTGCAGATGGTACGGCTTCGGTCTGTGGGTGCTTCCACAGGGGTTCCAAATTCATCTCCAGGGCCATCGGCCCCCCAGAAACCACTACGAAGAGCCCTGTCAGGGCGGGCCAGCCCAGTGCCTGCCCCCTCCTCTGGGCTCCACGCTGCCGTCCGACTCAAGGCCTCCAGCTTGGCTGCCACTGAGAACCCTGGAAGTGCTCTGCCCATTGGCCCACCAGAGGCAGAGCCACGGTCTCCACAATCTCCTGCCTCCAAGGCCAGCTTCATCTTTTCCAAGGGTACCAAAAAACTACAGCTCGAGCGGCCGGTGTCCCctgaggcccaggctgacctccagcgGAATCTGGTGGCTGAACTTCGGAGCATTTCAGAGCAGCGGCCATCCCAGGCCCAGAAGAAGCCTTCCAAGGCCCCCCCACCCGTGGCCCGCAAGCCTTCTGTCGgagtcccccctccctcccccagtttcCCTAGGGCTGAATCTCTTACCGCTCCATCCACCAACGGGCTCCCTCACGCTGAGGACAGGACTAACGGGGAGCTGGCAGAGAATGGAGGTGTGCAGCTGGCTGGTACAGAGAAGATGGGCCCCCCTGGTTCAG ATCCATAG
- the Nhsl3 gene encoding NHS-like protein 3 isoform X2 — MGNSHHKRKAPSGPRTRSFWRFGRSAKRPAGSAKAESDKRQSAGPSPGLGSVVDECQDNVFFPSGRPPHLEELHTQAQEGLRSLQHQERQKLSKGGWDHGDTQSIQSSRTGPDEDTISFCSQKSYMTESSTAEDALSVRSEMIQRRGSTFRPHDSFPKSGKSGRRRRERRSTVLGLPQHVQKELGLRNSREAPGTPQPPGPRDAVRIPTVDGRPPGLALGTGVRVSLQALEAEAEAGTDTEAILQRHIDRVYHDDTLVGRSTGARPPPLTRPMSLAVPGLTGGAGPPEPLSPAMSISPQATYLSKLIPHAVLPPTVDVVALGRSSLRTLSRCSLLSASPASVRSLGRFSSASSPRPRSRHASSSSDTWSHSQSSETIVSDGSTLSSKGGSEGQPEGSVASSNVVPPPPGGSGRGSPSGGSTAEVSDTASVRSSGQLSGRSVSLRKMKRPPPPPRRTYSLHQRGPAVPDGPLGLPPKPERKQQPQLPRPPPTGGSAGAGAVPCPPSSAGGWGSGSSPGGSRRPPRSPERTLSPSSGYSSQSGTPTLPHKGLAGAPASPGRAQPPKPDRVTSLRSPGASVSSSLTSLCSSSSDPTPSDRSGPQMSTPLGDRFVIPPHPKVPAPFSPPPSKTKSSSQASPALAAPAQAAPALAPGPVSTIDTSPASPSMPQTTLTPPQESPIASKDQSPPPSPPPSYHPPPPPSKKPEVVEEVPPAPETAEESPPDSSWPPPPPPPPEEQDLSMADFPPPEEVFCSAGLEPGPLDPCSSLAATPSAASSSQTSPQHTQTPPPPPAPPAPPAPPPASSVSEPLAKLPQKDSVGKNSGAPREDAGAPLVTPSLLQMVRLRSVGASTGVPNSSPGPSAPQKPLRRALSGRASPVPAPSSGLHAAVRLKASSLAATENPGSALPIGPPEAEPRSPQSPASKASFIFSKGTKKLQLERPVSPEAQADLQRNLVAELRSISEQRPSQAQKKPSKAPPPVARKPSVGVPPPSPSFPRAESLTAPSTNGLPHAEDRTNGELAENGGVQLAGTEKMGPPGSDP, encoded by the exons AAAGACAGAAACTGAGCAAGGGTGGCTGGGACCATGGAGACACCCAGAGCATCCAG TCCTCCCGGACGGGGCCGGATGAAGACACGATTTCCTTCTGCAGTCAAAAGTCCTACATGACCGAGAGCTCCACGGCGGAGGATGCCCTCTCCGTCCGCTCCGAGATGATCCAGCGCAGAG GCTCCACCTTCAGACCCCATGACTCATTTCCCAAATCTGGAAAGTCAGGGCGGCGCCGGCGGGAGCGGAGGAGCACCGTGCTGGGGCTGCCCCAGCATGTGCAGAAGGAACTTG GCCTGCGGAACAGCCGTGAGGCCCCAGGCACCCCACAGCCTCCTGGTCCGCGGGATGCTGTCCGCATCCCCACAGTGGATGGTCGCCCCCCGGGCCTGGCCTTAGGGACCGGGGTCCGGGTGTCCCTGCaggctctggaggcagaagcagaggctggcactGATACAGAGGCTATACTACAGCGCCACATTGACCGTGTTTACCATGATGACACCCTTGTTGGTCGCTCCACGGGAGCCCGGCCGCCGCCGTTGACCCGGCCTATGTCTCTCGCGGTGCCTGGACTGACAGGAGGGGCAGGGCCTCCAGAGCCACTGAGTCCAGCCATGTCTATCTCACCCCAAGCCACCTACTTGTCCAAGCTGATCCCACACGCTGTGCTGCCCCCCACCGTGGATGTGGTGGCTCTGGGCCGCAGCAGCCTGCGCACTCTGAGTCGCTGCAGCCTGCTGTCTGCTAGCCCGGCTTCTGTGCGCTCACTGGGCCGCTTCTCCTCAGCCTCAAGTCCCCGGCCCCGCAGCCGCCATGCTTCCTCGTCCAGTGACACCTGGAGCCATTCTCAATCCTCCGAGACCATTGTGTCTGATGGGTCCACTCTCTCCTCCAAGGGGGGCTCCGAGGGCCAGCCAGAGGGCTCTGTAGCTAGCAGTAACGTGGTCCCCCCTCCTCCAGGGGGCAGCGGCAGGGGATCCCCCAGTGGGGGTAGCACTGCTGAGGTCTCAGACACAGCCAGCGTCCGCAGCAGTGGGCAGCTGTCTGGCAGGAGCGTGTCCCTGCGTAAGATGAAACGGCCTCCCCCGCCTCCCCGCCGGACCTACTCCCTCCATCAGCGGGGCCCAGCAGTACCCGATGGGCCCTTAGGGCTGCCGCCCAAACCTGAGCGgaagcagcagccacagctgccccGGCCACCCCCCACGGGTGGGTCTGCAGGGGCGGGGGCCGTGCCTTGTCCCCCCAGCTCAGCGGGCGGCTGGGGCTCTGGCTCCTCTCCAGGTGGCTCCAGGCGCCCCCCACGTTCCCCAGAACGGACACTTTCACCTTCCAGTGGATACTCAAGCCAGAGCGGTACCCCAACTCTCCCTCACAAGGGTCTGGCAGGTGCCCCTGCTTCTCCAGGCAGGGCTCAGCCCCCTAAACCAGATCGAGTGACATCCCTTCGATCTCCTGgggcctctgtgtcctcttccCTCACATCTCTGTGTTCCTCTTCCTCAGACCCTACTCCCTCTGATCGCTCTGGTCCACAGATGTCCACCCCCTTGGGTGACAGGTTTGTCATACCTCCTCATCCTAAGGTGCCTGCTCCTTTCTCTCCACCACCTTCCAAGACCAAGAGCTCTAGCCAGGCTTCCCCTGCTCTGGCTGCCCCTGCTCAGGCTGCCCCTGCTCTGGCTCCTGGGCCAGTTTCTACAATAGACACTAGTCCTGCGTCTCCTTCCATGCCTCAGACAACCCTGACTCCACCCCAGGAGTCTCCCATTGCCTCCAAAGACCAGTCACCCCCAccgtccccacccccatcttaccacccacccccaccacctagTAAGAAGCCCGAAGTGGTTGAAGAGGTCCCACCTGCTCCAGAGACTGCTGAAGAGTCCCCCCCAGATTCCAgctggccaccaccaccaccacctccacccgaGGAACAGGACCTGTCCATGGCTGACTTTCCCCCACCTGAGGAGGTCTTCTGCTCTGCAGGCCTGGAGCCTGGCCCTCTGGATCCCTGCAGCTCCCTGGCTGCCACCCCTTCAGCTGCTAGCTCATCCCAAACCTCACCCCAGCATACCCAAACCCCTCCGCCGCCGCCAGCTCCGCCAGCTCCGCCAGCTCCACCTCCAGCTAGCTCTGTTTCAGAGCCTCTGGCCAAACTCCCTCAGAAAGACTCTGTGGGCAAGAACAGTGGGGCTCCCAGGGAGGATGCTGGCGCACCTCTGGTCACACCCTCACTCCTGCAGATGGTACGGCTTCGGTCTGTGGGTGCTTCCACAGGGGTTCCAAATTCATCTCCAGGGCCATCGGCCCCCCAGAAACCACTACGAAGAGCCCTGTCAGGGCGGGCCAGCCCAGTGCCTGCCCCCTCCTCTGGGCTCCACGCTGCCGTCCGACTCAAGGCCTCCAGCTTGGCTGCCACTGAGAACCCTGGAAGTGCTCTGCCCATTGGCCCACCAGAGGCAGAGCCACGGTCTCCACAATCTCCTGCCTCCAAGGCCAGCTTCATCTTTTCCAAGGGTACCAAAAAACTACAGCTCGAGCGGCCGGTGTCCCctgaggcccaggctgacctccagcgGAATCTGGTGGCTGAACTTCGGAGCATTTCAGAGCAGCGGCCATCCCAGGCCCAGAAGAAGCCTTCCAAGGCCCCCCCACCCGTGGCCCGCAAGCCTTCTGTCGgagtcccccctccctcccccagtttcCCTAGGGCTGAATCTCTTACCGCTCCATCCACCAACGGGCTCCCTCACGCTGAGGACAGGACTAACGGGGAGCTGGCAGAGAATGGAGGTGTGCAGCTGGCTGGTACAGAGAAGATGGGCCCCCCTGGTTCAG ATCCATAG
- the Nhsl3 gene encoding NHS-like protein 3 isoform X3, with protein MVVFLGRHLPALLEVFKKGSAKAESDKRQSAGPSPGLGSVVDECQDNVFFPSGRPPHLEELHTQAQEGLRSLQHQERQKLSKGGWDHGDTQSIQSSRTGPDEDTISFCSQKSYMTESSTAEDALSVRSEMIQRRGSTFRPHDSFPKSGKSGRRRRERRSTVLGLPQHVQKELGLRNSREAPGTPQPPGPRDAVRIPTVDGRPPGLALGTGVRVSLQALEAEAEAGTDTEAILQRHIDRVYHDDTLVGRSTGARPPPLTRPMSLAVPGLTGGAGPPEPLSPAMSISPQATYLSKLIPHAVLPPTVDVVALGRSSLRTLSRCSLLSASPASVRSLGRFSSASSPRPRSRHASSSSDTWSHSQSSETIVSDGSTLSSKGGSEGQPEGSVASSNVVPPPPGGSGRGSPSGGSTAEVSDTASVRSSGQLSGRSVSLRKMKRPPPPPRRTYSLHQRGPAVPDGPLGLPPKPERKQQPQLPRPPPTGGSAGAGAVPCPPSSAGGWGSGSSPGGSRRPPRSPERTLSPSSGYSSQSGTPTLPHKGLAGAPASPGRAQPPKPDRVTSLRSPGASVSSSLTSLCSSSSDPTPSDRSGPQMSTPLGDRFVIPPHPKVPAPFSPPPSKTKSSSQASPALAAPAQAAPALAPGPVSTIDTSPASPSMPQTTLTPPQESPIASKDQSPPPSPPPSYHPPPPPSKKPEVVEEVPPAPETAEESPPDSSWPPPPPPPPEEQDLSMADFPPPEEVFCSAGLEPGPLDPCSSLAATPSAASSSQTSPQHTQTPPPPPAPPAPPAPPPASSVSEPLAKLPQKDSVGKNSGAPREDAGAPLVTPSLLQMVRLRSVGASTGVPNSSPGPSAPQKPLRRALSGRASPVPAPSSGLHAAVRLKASSLAATENPGSALPIGPPEAEPRSPQSPASKASFIFSKGTKKLQLERPVSPEAQADLQRNLVAELRSISEQRPSQAQKKPSKAPPPVARKPSVGVPPPSPSFPRAESLTAPSTNGLPHAEDRTNGELAENGGVQLAGTEKMGPPGSDP; from the exons AAAGACAGAAACTGAGCAAGGGTGGCTGGGACCATGGAGACACCCAGAGCATCCAG TCCTCCCGGACGGGGCCGGATGAAGACACGATTTCCTTCTGCAGTCAAAAGTCCTACATGACCGAGAGCTCCACGGCGGAGGATGCCCTCTCCGTCCGCTCCGAGATGATCCAGCGCAGAG GCTCCACCTTCAGACCCCATGACTCATTTCCCAAATCTGGAAAGTCAGGGCGGCGCCGGCGGGAGCGGAGGAGCACCGTGCTGGGGCTGCCCCAGCATGTGCAGAAGGAACTTG GCCTGCGGAACAGCCGTGAGGCCCCAGGCACCCCACAGCCTCCTGGTCCGCGGGATGCTGTCCGCATCCCCACAGTGGATGGTCGCCCCCCGGGCCTGGCCTTAGGGACCGGGGTCCGGGTGTCCCTGCaggctctggaggcagaagcagaggctggcactGATACAGAGGCTATACTACAGCGCCACATTGACCGTGTTTACCATGATGACACCCTTGTTGGTCGCTCCACGGGAGCCCGGCCGCCGCCGTTGACCCGGCCTATGTCTCTCGCGGTGCCTGGACTGACAGGAGGGGCAGGGCCTCCAGAGCCACTGAGTCCAGCCATGTCTATCTCACCCCAAGCCACCTACTTGTCCAAGCTGATCCCACACGCTGTGCTGCCCCCCACCGTGGATGTGGTGGCTCTGGGCCGCAGCAGCCTGCGCACTCTGAGTCGCTGCAGCCTGCTGTCTGCTAGCCCGGCTTCTGTGCGCTCACTGGGCCGCTTCTCCTCAGCCTCAAGTCCCCGGCCCCGCAGCCGCCATGCTTCCTCGTCCAGTGACACCTGGAGCCATTCTCAATCCTCCGAGACCATTGTGTCTGATGGGTCCACTCTCTCCTCCAAGGGGGGCTCCGAGGGCCAGCCAGAGGGCTCTGTAGCTAGCAGTAACGTGGTCCCCCCTCCTCCAGGGGGCAGCGGCAGGGGATCCCCCAGTGGGGGTAGCACTGCTGAGGTCTCAGACACAGCCAGCGTCCGCAGCAGTGGGCAGCTGTCTGGCAGGAGCGTGTCCCTGCGTAAGATGAAACGGCCTCCCCCGCCTCCCCGCCGGACCTACTCCCTCCATCAGCGGGGCCCAGCAGTACCCGATGGGCCCTTAGGGCTGCCGCCCAAACCTGAGCGgaagcagcagccacagctgccccGGCCACCCCCCACGGGTGGGTCTGCAGGGGCGGGGGCCGTGCCTTGTCCCCCCAGCTCAGCGGGCGGCTGGGGCTCTGGCTCCTCTCCAGGTGGCTCCAGGCGCCCCCCACGTTCCCCAGAACGGACACTTTCACCTTCCAGTGGATACTCAAGCCAGAGCGGTACCCCAACTCTCCCTCACAAGGGTCTGGCAGGTGCCCCTGCTTCTCCAGGCAGGGCTCAGCCCCCTAAACCAGATCGAGTGACATCCCTTCGATCTCCTGgggcctctgtgtcctcttccCTCACATCTCTGTGTTCCTCTTCCTCAGACCCTACTCCCTCTGATCGCTCTGGTCCACAGATGTCCACCCCCTTGGGTGACAGGTTTGTCATACCTCCTCATCCTAAGGTGCCTGCTCCTTTCTCTCCACCACCTTCCAAGACCAAGAGCTCTAGCCAGGCTTCCCCTGCTCTGGCTGCCCCTGCTCAGGCTGCCCCTGCTCTGGCTCCTGGGCCAGTTTCTACAATAGACACTAGTCCTGCGTCTCCTTCCATGCCTCAGACAACCCTGACTCCACCCCAGGAGTCTCCCATTGCCTCCAAAGACCAGTCACCCCCAccgtccccacccccatcttaccacccacccccaccacctagTAAGAAGCCCGAAGTGGTTGAAGAGGTCCCACCTGCTCCAGAGACTGCTGAAGAGTCCCCCCCAGATTCCAgctggccaccaccaccaccacctccacccgaGGAACAGGACCTGTCCATGGCTGACTTTCCCCCACCTGAGGAGGTCTTCTGCTCTGCAGGCCTGGAGCCTGGCCCTCTGGATCCCTGCAGCTCCCTGGCTGCCACCCCTTCAGCTGCTAGCTCATCCCAAACCTCACCCCAGCATACCCAAACCCCTCCGCCGCCGCCAGCTCCGCCAGCTCCGCCAGCTCCACCTCCAGCTAGCTCTGTTTCAGAGCCTCTGGCCAAACTCCCTCAGAAAGACTCTGTGGGCAAGAACAGTGGGGCTCCCAGGGAGGATGCTGGCGCACCTCTGGTCACACCCTCACTCCTGCAGATGGTACGGCTTCGGTCTGTGGGTGCTTCCACAGGGGTTCCAAATTCATCTCCAGGGCCATCGGCCCCCCAGAAACCACTACGAAGAGCCCTGTCAGGGCGGGCCAGCCCAGTGCCTGCCCCCTCCTCTGGGCTCCACGCTGCCGTCCGACTCAAGGCCTCCAGCTTGGCTGCCACTGAGAACCCTGGAAGTGCTCTGCCCATTGGCCCACCAGAGGCAGAGCCACGGTCTCCACAATCTCCTGCCTCCAAGGCCAGCTTCATCTTTTCCAAGGGTACCAAAAAACTACAGCTCGAGCGGCCGGTGTCCCctgaggcccaggctgacctccagcgGAATCTGGTGGCTGAACTTCGGAGCATTTCAGAGCAGCGGCCATCCCAGGCCCAGAAGAAGCCTTCCAAGGCCCCCCCACCCGTGGCCCGCAAGCCTTCTGTCGgagtcccccctccctcccccagtttcCCTAGGGCTGAATCTCTTACCGCTCCATCCACCAACGGGCTCCCTCACGCTGAGGACAGGACTAACGGGGAGCTGGCAGAGAATGGAGGTGTGCAGCTGGCTGGTACAGAGAAGATGGGCCCCCCTGGTTCAG ATCCATAG